A region from the Carassius carassius unplaced genomic scaffold, fCarCar2.1 SCAFFOLD_89, whole genome shotgun sequence genome encodes:
- the npas4l gene encoding neuronal PAS domain-containing protein 4-like — translation MSVGCDTSVRRILRASQRFRSTKGASKARRDHINGEIRNMRALLPISAEDQERLSYLHSMSLICTYVRKSVLLQGVQQHADGASPLYESFLQALPGFIVALTRDGKLVYVSENVPEYLGLSMVDVLQGDTFYDMMDSRDAEAVEVILREQAISAERSFVCRMHTSKAFRLQYGSCCSMLVRGRFQAGPPDAALFVALCTPTVDRLKDSELLRASACFQTLHRPDMRLTHAPYSVLFHLGFSAEELIGRSWYELLHPDDLTLAAGCHRTLTGAEGGADGEMLVRLLCKDLSWIWLYVCVTVNRARELITCTNHVLSEVEALYLKDKLYGGVASQRPVLSAPRPREREAVRRSSETSDCSGGTDGDLRSGSLAFSTPPYSPTSSHSSDFLSDGYSGFEQLADGFCPSQAFCDPSCSVPPICLPDAHLVPIYRPALDVCEAPADCVLHPEDFSVFPLPHEGDLLTPEASPTADGHFLYSETERAEIGTLAHQIRSLASSFDAYSTTRHLQPDSALCWPPAPEPLLDETVIDSILRDLVSAKEPDCVWSRSAVGAFSAQQLHQCVYEHQR, via the exons ATGAGCGTCGGCTGCGACACGAGCGTCAGGCGGATTCTCCGCGCGTCACAACGCTTCAG GTCCACTAAAGGGGCGTCCAAAGCCCGGCGAGaccacatcaatggagagatccgGAACATGCGGGCGCTGCTGCCCATCTCAGCTGAAGACCAGGAGCGTCTGTCCTACCTGCACTCCATGTCTCTCATCTGCACCTACGTCAGGAAGAGCGTGCTCCTCCAAG GTGTTCAGCAGCACGCTGATGGCGCGTCTCCTCTGTATGAGAGCTTCCTGCAAGCCCTGCCTGGATTTATTGTGGCTTTGACCAGAGACGGGAAACTGGTCTATGTGTCTGAAAATGTGCCAGAATATCTCGGCCTGTCGATG GTGGATGTCCTTCAGGGAGACACTTTCTATGATATGATGGACAGTCGTGATGCTGAAGCGGTGGAAGTAATTTTGAGAGAGCAGGCCATCTCCGCTG AGCGCAGCTTCGTGTGCCGCATGCACACCTCCAAAGCGTTTCGGCTCCAGTATGGCAGCTGCTGCTCCATGCTGGTGAGGGGGCGATTCCAGGCCGGCCCGCCGGACGCCGCTCTGTTTGTGGCCCTCTGTACGCCCACAGTggacagactgaaggacagcgAGCTCCTGAGGGCCTCCGCCTGCTTCCAGACGCTCCACAGACCGGACATGAGGCTCACTCACGCCCCCTACAG TGTCTTGTTCCACCTGGGTTTCTCAGCAGAGGAGCTGATTGGTCGATCATGGTACGAACTCCTGCATCCTGATGACCTCACGCTCGCCGCCGGCTGCCACCGCACACTCA CTGGAGCTGAGGGCGGTGCAGACGGAGAGATGCTGGTCCGACTGCTGTGTAAGGATCTGTCCTGGATCTGgctctatgtgtgtgtgactgtgaacAGAGCCAGAGAACTGATCACCTGCACCAATCACGTCCTCAG TGAAGTGGAGGCCTTGTATCTCAAAGACAAACTCTACGGTGGTGTGGCGTCTCAGCGTCCCGTCCTCTCCGCTCCGAGACCGAGGGAGCGTGAGGCGGTCAGGAGGAGCTCAGAGACCAGCGACTGCTCCGGCGGCACAGACGGGGATCTCAGGAGCGGCTCGCTCGCCTTCTCCACCCCGCCCTACAGCCCCACTTCCTCCCACTCCTCTGACTTCCTGTCTGACGGCTACAGTGGGTTCGAGCAGCTGGCGGATGGGTTCTGCCCGTCTCAGGCGTTCTGTGACCCGTCCTGCAGCGTTCCTCCCATCTGTCTGCCCGACGCTCACCTCGTCCCGATCTACCGGCCCGCGCTGGACGTGTGTGAGGCTCCAGCAGACTGTGTTCTGCATCCGGAGGACTTCAGCGTGTTTCCTCTTCCTCATGAGGGCGATCTGCTGACGCCCGAGGCCTCGCCCACCGCTGACGGACACTTCCTCTACAGCGAGACGGAGCGGGCCGAGATCGGGACTCTGGCCCATCAGATCCGCTCTCTGGCCAGCAGCTTCGACGCCTACAGCACCACACGTCACCTGCAGCCTGACAGCGCCCTCTGCTGGCCGCCGGCGCCCGAGCCCCTGCTGGACGAGACCGTCATAGACAGCATCCTGAGAGACCTGGTCTCGGCCAAAGAGCCGGACTGTGTCTGGAGCCGGAGTGCAGTCGGAGCGTTCTCAGCGCAGCAGCTCCATCAGTGTGTGTACGAGCACCAGCGCTGA